In a genomic window of Pseudomonas oryzihabitans:
- a CDS encoding flavin reductase family protein: MTIDYHYYEPSQGHGLPHDPFNAIVAPRPIGWISSHSEAGILNLAPYSFFNAFNYKPPLIGFSSQGYKDSVANIERTGEFVWNLATRELAEEMNASSAMVAPEVDEFALAGLEPAASRIVKVPRVARAQVAFECKLSQVVRLKTAAGDELDQWLVLGEVVAAHIDKRLLKDGIYQTAAARPIVRGGGPADYFEITESALFRMRRPD; encoded by the coding sequence ATGACCATCGACTACCACTACTACGAACCCAGCCAGGGCCACGGCCTGCCCCACGATCCCTTCAACGCCATCGTCGCGCCGCGCCCCATCGGCTGGATCTCCTCCCACAGCGAAGCCGGCATCCTCAACCTGGCGCCCTACAGCTTTTTCAATGCCTTCAACTACAAGCCGCCACTGATCGGCTTTTCCAGCCAGGGCTACAAGGACAGCGTGGCCAACATCGAGCGTACCGGCGAATTCGTCTGGAACCTGGCCACCCGCGAACTGGCCGAGGAAATGAACGCCAGCAGCGCCATGGTGGCGCCGGAAGTGGACGAATTCGCCCTGGCCGGTCTGGAACCAGCCGCCTCCCGCATCGTCAAGGTGCCGAGGGTCGCCCGCGCCCAGGTGGCCTTCGAATGCAAGCTGAGCCAAGTCGTACGCCTCAAGACCGCCGCGGGTGACGAACTGGACCAATGGCTGGTGCTGGGCGAGGTGGTGGCCGCCCATATCGACAAGCGTCTGCTCAAGGACGGCATCTACCAGACCGCCGCCGCCCGCCCCATCGTCCGCGGTGGCGGACCGGCCGACTACTTCGAGATCACCGAGTCCGCGCTGTTTCGCATGCGCCGTCCCGACTGA
- a CDS encoding oxidoreductase: MNDHQTLFITGVSSGFGQALAREALAAGHRVIGTVRREADRQAFAALSPNAHGVLLDVTDSARLATVVAEVQAEHGPVDVLVNNAGYGHEGILEESPLEELRQQFEVNVFAAVAMIKAFLPAFRQRRRGHIINITSMGGTITLPGISYYCGSKFALEGISAALGQELEPFGVQVTAVAPGSFRTDWAGRSMRRTPRSIPDYDESFAPIRAAREAKSGKQLGDPRKAAQALLQLIAMPAPPRQLLLGSDALQLVRERLAAATREIERWETLTRSTDG, from the coding sequence ATGAACGATCACCAGACCCTTTTCATCACTGGCGTGAGCAGCGGCTTCGGCCAGGCCTTGGCGCGCGAAGCCCTGGCGGCTGGTCATCGCGTCATCGGCACGGTGCGCCGGGAAGCCGATCGGCAGGCGTTCGCCGCCTTGTCGCCCAATGCCCATGGCGTCCTGCTGGATGTCACGGACTCCGCTCGCCTGGCGACGGTGGTGGCCGAGGTGCAGGCCGAACATGGCCCGGTGGATGTGCTGGTGAACAACGCCGGCTACGGCCATGAGGGCATTCTCGAAGAGTCGCCGCTGGAGGAGCTGCGCCAGCAATTCGAGGTCAACGTCTTCGCGGCGGTGGCCATGATCAAGGCCTTTTTGCCGGCGTTCCGCCAGCGCCGCCGTGGTCATATCATCAATATCACTTCCATGGGCGGCACCATCACCCTGCCGGGCATCTCCTACTATTGCGGCAGCAAGTTCGCCCTCGAAGGCATCTCCGCGGCGCTGGGCCAGGAACTGGAACCTTTCGGGGTGCAGGTCACCGCCGTGGCGCCGGGTTCCTTCCGCACCGACTGGGCAGGCCGTTCGATGCGCCGCACCCCGCGCAGCATTCCCGACTACGATGAGAGCTTCGCGCCGATCCGCGCGGCGCGCGAGGCCAAGAGTGGCAAGCAGCTGGGCGATCCACGCAAGGCGGCCCAGGCACTGTTGCAACTCATCGCCATGCCGGCACCGCCCCGGCAGCTGTTGCTGGGTAGCGATGCCTTGCAACTGGTACGCGAGCGACTGGCCGCGGCCACGCGGGAGATCGAGCGCTGGGAGACCCTGACGCGTTCCACCGATGGCTGA
- a CDS encoding GIY-YIG nuclease family protein: MTVSDSLPPPPRAWYVYLVRAENQALYCGISDDPARRFAQHRSGRGARFFASSPAQALVYVEACADKSAALRREIQIKKLPKRAKEALVLASSCPLSAAASGVLSCPS; encoded by the coding sequence CTGACGGTGAGCGACAGTCTTCCGCCGCCCCCGCGCGCCTGGTACGTCTACCTGGTGCGCGCCGAGAACCAGGCGCTCTATTGCGGGATCAGCGATGATCCCGCACGACGTTTCGCTCAGCACCGCAGTGGTCGCGGCGCCCGCTTCTTCGCTTCCAGCCCGGCCCAGGCGCTGGTCTATGTGGAGGCCTGTGCTGACAAGTCAGCCGCTCTGCGACGGGAAATCCAGATCAAGAAACTACCCAAACGAGCCAAGGAAGCGCTGGTGCTGGCCAGCTCCTGCCCGCTGTCCGCGGCTGCCTCAGGAGTGCTGTCATGTCCGAGTTGA
- a CDS encoding glutathione S-transferase family protein — MSELILHHYWQSPFAEKARLLLGFKGLAWRSVIIPRMLPKPELTALTGGYRKTPVLQVGADVYCDTALIARRLDAEKAVPALFPQGQEAVVAAFAGWADSVVFQHAVALIFQPEIMGPRLATLPPEQAQAFMDDRKALFSGGSLSRLTPEQARQQLPTLLTRLETQLQRSGGDYLFGAPSVADIALAHNFWFLKSTPQLAPLIDERPEIAAWYARVLGFGHGTYEELSAEQALEIAREAEPVALPRERALPVEGIAWGAPVTVAATDYGVDPVAGELVYADSESLVVKRSDERLGAIQVHFPRLNFRVSAAS; from the coding sequence ATGTCCGAGTTGATTCTGCACCACTATTGGCAATCGCCCTTCGCCGAGAAGGCGCGCCTGTTGTTGGGCTTCAAGGGGCTTGCCTGGCGTTCGGTAATCATCCCGCGCATGTTGCCCAAGCCTGAGCTGACCGCCCTTACCGGTGGCTATCGCAAGACGCCGGTACTGCAGGTGGGTGCCGACGTCTATTGCGACACCGCTCTGATCGCCCGCCGTTTGGATGCGGAAAAAGCGGTGCCGGCGCTGTTTCCGCAAGGGCAGGAAGCGGTCGTTGCCGCCTTCGCCGGTTGGGCCGATTCGGTGGTGTTCCAGCACGCGGTGGCGCTGATTTTCCAGCCGGAGATCATGGGGCCGCGCCTGGCGACGCTGCCGCCGGAGCAAGCCCAGGCTTTCATGGATGATCGCAAGGCGCTGTTCAGTGGCGGTAGCCTGAGCCGACTAACACCCGAACAGGCTCGCCAGCAGCTGCCGACCCTGCTGACGCGCTTGGAGACCCAACTGCAGCGTAGCGGAGGCGATTATCTGTTTGGCGCGCCGTCGGTAGCCGATATCGCCCTGGCGCATAACTTCTGGTTCCTCAAGAGCACGCCGCAACTGGCACCGCTGATCGACGAGCGACCGGAAATCGCCGCCTGGTATGCCCGGGTACTGGGCTTCGGCCATGGCACCTACGAAGAATTGAGTGCGGAGCAGGCGCTGGAGATCGCCCGGGAGGCCGAACCGGTAGCCTTGCCGCGCGAGCGTGCCTTACCTGTCGAGGGCATTGCCTGGGGCGCTCCGGTGACCGTGGCCGCAACCGACTATGGCGTCGACCCGGTTGCGGGCGAGCTGGTCTATGCCGACAGCGAATCCCTGGTGGTGAAGCGCAGCGACGAGCGACTGGGAGCGATCCAGGTGCATTTCCCGCGGCTGAATTTCCGCGTCAGTGCCGCAAGCTAG
- the pcsA gene encoding phosphatidylcholine synthase translates to MLTKAKAWGAHAVTSSGVILALLALLALVDGQPKGCLMWLGIALLVDGLDGTLARKFEVKRVLPHFDGSALDLVVDYLTYVFIPAIFIYRFVPLPPHFELVAVGIILLSSLFCFCNVNMKSADNYFVGFPAAWNVVALYFYVLDLAPWFSMAVVLVLAALTLTRVKFLHPFRVRQLMAVNITVTSIWLLSSALMVFMHPDKPLWLMVLWFASGIYFVGVCVWRTAREWFA, encoded by the coding sequence ATGCTGACAAAAGCCAAGGCCTGGGGCGCCCATGCGGTGACCTCCAGCGGTGTGATCCTCGCGCTCCTGGCGCTGCTCGCCCTGGTCGACGGCCAGCCCAAGGGCTGTCTGATGTGGCTCGGCATCGCCCTGCTCGTCGATGGCCTCGACGGCACCCTGGCGCGCAAGTTCGAGGTCAAGCGGGTACTGCCGCACTTCGACGGCTCCGCGCTGGACCTGGTGGTCGACTACCTGACCTACGTGTTCATCCCGGCGATCTTCATCTATCGCTTCGTGCCCTTGCCGCCGCATTTCGAGCTGGTGGCGGTGGGCATCATCCTATTGTCGTCACTGTTCTGTTTCTGCAACGTGAACATGAAGAGCGCCGACAACTACTTCGTCGGCTTCCCCGCCGCCTGGAACGTGGTAGCCCTGTACTTCTACGTGCTGGATCTGGCGCCCTGGTTCAGCATGGCCGTGGTTCTGGTGCTGGCGGCCCTGACCCTGACCCGGGTCAAGTTCCTGCATCCGTTCCGCGTGCGTCAGCTGATGGCGGTGAACATCACCGTCACCTCCATCTGGCTGCTCAGCAGCGCCCTGATGGTGTTCATGCATCCCGACAAGCCGCTGTGGTTGATGGTGCTCTGGTTCGCCAGCGGCATCTACTTCGTCGGCGTGTGCGTCTGGCGCACCGCCCGGGAGTGGTTCGCCTGA
- a CDS encoding apoptosis inducing factor family protein has product MTTLHPIARLADLREDRGTAVEIGDTEILLLRVGDEVRAFQAKCPHAGAPLKDGAVCQGRLVCPWHKASFAVADGSLCEPPALDALQRYPVEVRDGEVLVGTAPLPGQTPDTQRDERLFVLLGAGAAGTAAAAALREFGFGGRILLIGREPGEPYDRTALSKFVLQGDKAPEEAPALRDADFFRQQRIERLHAEVVRLDADRQQLELANGQILNYDGCVLATGGEPKPLAVPGAELKGVHLLRTRADAAAILADLPDAGRAVIVGASFIGLEAASALRKQGLAVEVVSPTSLPFVKQMGETLGQHFKTLHEANGVTFHAPNEVIAFEGEDHVRGVRLKDGTLLPADLVLIGTGIAPETGFLANLPLAEDGSVPVDAQLRAAEGLYAVGDLATFPFAGQPTRIEHWRLAQQHGRLAARNLFGYAEAYADVPFFWTLHHGKRYEYLGHPRHWDAMHLDGSLGDQTFVALLLAQDQVVGVVACQRERATAILAQRLRQPLGRDEALDIVQAN; this is encoded by the coding sequence ATGACCACCCTGCACCCGATCGCGCGCCTCGCCGACCTGCGTGAAGACCGCGGTACCGCCGTCGAGATCGGAGATACCGAAATCCTGCTACTGCGCGTCGGCGATGAGGTGCGTGCCTTCCAGGCCAAGTGCCCCCATGCCGGCGCCCCGCTGAAGGATGGCGCCGTCTGCCAGGGCCGGCTGGTCTGCCCCTGGCACAAGGCGAGCTTTGCCGTGGCGGACGGCAGCCTCTGCGAACCTCCGGCGCTGGACGCCCTACAGCGCTATCCCGTCGAGGTTCGCGACGGTGAGGTGCTGGTCGGCACCGCACCTCTGCCGGGGCAAACTCCTGACACCCAGCGCGACGAGCGCCTGTTCGTCCTCCTAGGTGCGGGTGCCGCGGGTACGGCAGCGGCGGCCGCTTTGCGCGAATTCGGGTTCGGCGGGCGCATCCTGCTGATCGGTCGCGAACCAGGCGAACCCTATGATCGCACCGCCCTCTCCAAATTCGTCCTCCAGGGCGACAAGGCCCCCGAGGAAGCACCGGCACTGCGTGACGCGGACTTCTTCCGCCAACAGCGCATCGAGCGCCTGCACGCCGAGGTGGTTCGGCTGGATGCCGACAGGCAGCAGCTGGAATTGGCCAATGGCCAAATCCTGAACTACGACGGCTGCGTACTGGCCACCGGCGGTGAGCCCAAGCCCCTCGCCGTGCCTGGCGCCGAGCTCAAGGGCGTGCACCTGCTGCGGACCCGCGCCGATGCCGCCGCCATTCTTGCGGACCTGCCCGACGCAGGCCGGGCGGTGATCGTCGGCGCCAGCTTCATCGGCCTGGAAGCCGCGTCGGCGTTGCGTAAACAGGGGCTGGCGGTGGAGGTGGTCTCCCCTACCTCCCTGCCCTTCGTCAAGCAGATGGGCGAGACCCTGGGGCAGCACTTCAAGACCCTGCATGAGGCCAATGGCGTGACATTCCACGCGCCCAACGAGGTAATAGCGTTCGAAGGTGAAGATCATGTCCGCGGGGTCAGACTCAAGGACGGCACACTATTACCCGCCGACCTGGTCCTGATCGGCACCGGTATCGCCCCGGAGACCGGCTTCCTGGCCAATCTGCCGCTGGCCGAGGACGGCAGCGTCCCGGTGGATGCCCAACTCCGGGCCGCCGAGGGCCTCTATGCCGTGGGCGATCTCGCTACCTTTCCCTTCGCTGGCCAGCCGACCCGGATCGAGCACTGGCGTCTGGCCCAGCAACACGGTCGCCTGGCTGCCCGTAACCTATTTGGCTACGCGGAAGCCTATGCCGACGTACCCTTCTTCTGGACGCTGCACCACGGCAAGAGATACGAATACCTGGGGCATCCGCGCCACTGGGACGCCATGCACCTCGACGGCAGCCTGGGCGACCAGACCTTCGTCGCCCTGCTATTGGCGCAGGATCAGGTGGTGGGCGTGGTAGCCTGCCAACGCGAGCGCGCCACTGCCATCCTGGCCCAACGCCTGCGCCAGCCCCTGGGGCGCGACGAGGCGCTGGACATCGTCCAGGCCAACTGA
- the hrpB gene encoding ATP-dependent helicase HrpB, translating to MTPLPIDVVLPDLRQALATRDDCVLEAPPGAGKTTRVPLALLGEPWLAGQRILLLEPRRLAARAAAERLAAELGESVGETVGYRIRLESRVGPRTRIEVVTEGILTRRLQDDPALDGVGLVIFDEFHERSLDADLALALTLSGRELLRDTPLKVLVMSATLEGERLAALLGGAPVVRSEGRMFPVTTRWGRPLGQDERLEARVAATVLQALDEETGSLLVFLPGQAEIRRTAERLADQLPAGVLLCPLHGELELAAQRAAIEPAPAGSRKVVLATNIAETSLTIEGVRVVVDAGLVRVPAFDPGSGMTRLTTRRISRASATQRQGRAGRLEPGVCYRLWSEELHQQLPAYDSAEILQADLAGLALQLARWGMTAAELAWLDPPPAAALAQARDLLVRLGALDEHGTLTAHGQAMSGLPAHPRLAHLLLRGQSWGLAERAGEIAALLGERDLAPGQGADLHTRLLLLAGEGRGPRGGVARIRQLVRQYRGLLRGKATEPVADPEHPRWTGALLACAYPDRIAQQRKAVGQDYRLANGRAASFAEPDALMKSPWLVVADLGSRQGQREERIYLAAELEPALFDGPLAEQVASHDELDWDEREGVLRAERQRRVGQLVLSREPLKQLDAAARSRALLGLVRRKGLELLPWTPELRQWQARVGLLRELDLLQGGASDWPDVSDAALLDSLEDWLLPYLDRVTRLAHFANLDLAVMLQGLLPWPLPRQLDELAPRSLAVPSGSSIRLDYSEQPPVLAVRLQELFGLADTPRIAGGRLAVKLHLLSPARRPVQVTQDLASFWANTYVEVKKDLKGRYPKHYWPDDPLIAEPTARAKPRGQ from the coding sequence ATGACGCCCTTGCCCATCGATGTTGTCCTGCCCGATCTGCGCCAGGCCCTCGCCACCCGCGATGACTGCGTGCTGGAGGCGCCGCCCGGCGCGGGCAAGACCACCCGGGTGCCGCTGGCGCTGCTCGGCGAACCCTGGCTGGCCGGCCAGCGCATCTTGCTGCTCGAGCCCCGGCGGCTGGCGGCCCGCGCCGCCGCCGAGCGCCTGGCCGCGGAGCTGGGCGAAAGCGTCGGCGAGACCGTGGGCTATCGCATCCGGCTGGAAAGTAGGGTAGGGCCCCGAACCCGCATCGAGGTGGTCACCGAGGGCATCCTGACCCGGCGCTTGCAGGACGATCCGGCGCTGGACGGCGTCGGCCTGGTGATCTTTGACGAATTCCACGAGCGCAGCCTGGATGCCGACCTGGCCCTGGCGCTGACCCTGAGCGGTCGCGAACTGCTGCGCGACACGCCGCTCAAGGTGCTGGTGATGTCCGCCACCCTAGAGGGCGAACGCCTGGCGGCCTTGCTCGGCGGCGCCCCAGTGGTGCGCAGCGAGGGACGGATGTTTCCGGTCACCACCCGCTGGGGCCGGCCGCTTGGCCAGGACGAACGCTTGGAAGCGCGGGTGGCCGCCACGGTGCTCCAGGCGCTGGACGAAGAGACCGGCAGCCTGCTGGTGTTCCTGCCCGGCCAGGCGGAGATCCGCCGTACCGCTGAGCGCCTGGCCGACCAGCTCCCCGCCGGGGTGCTGCTCTGCCCACTGCATGGCGAGCTGGAACTGGCCGCCCAACGCGCCGCCATCGAGCCGGCACCGGCCGGCAGTCGCAAGGTGGTGCTGGCCACCAACATCGCTGAGACCAGCCTGACCATCGAAGGCGTACGGGTGGTGGTGGACGCGGGGCTGGTACGGGTGCCGGCCTTCGATCCCGGCAGCGGCATGACCCGGCTGACCACCCGACGCATCTCCCGCGCCTCTGCTACCCAGCGCCAGGGTCGTGCCGGGCGGCTGGAGCCGGGCGTCTGCTATCGACTCTGGTCGGAAGAGCTGCACCAGCAATTGCCGGCCTACGACAGCGCCGAGATCCTCCAGGCCGATCTGGCCGGGCTGGCGCTGCAACTGGCGCGCTGGGGCATGACCGCCGCGGAACTGGCCTGGCTCGATCCGCCGCCCGCGGCCGCCCTGGCCCAGGCGCGGGACCTGTTGGTCCGCCTGGGCGCCCTGGACGAGCACGGCACGCTCACCGCCCACGGCCAGGCTATGAGTGGCCTGCCGGCGCATCCACGCTTGGCGCACCTGCTTCTGCGTGGGCAGAGTTGGGGCCTGGCCGAGCGCGCCGGCGAGATCGCGGCGCTGCTGGGCGAACGCGACCTGGCGCCGGGGCAGGGTGCCGATCTGCACACCCGTTTGCTGCTCCTGGCCGGCGAAGGGCGCGGTCCGCGCGGTGGTGTGGCGCGCATCCGCCAACTGGTCCGCCAGTACCGCGGCCTGTTGAGAGGCAAGGCCACGGAGCCGGTGGCCGATCCCGAGCACCCGCGCTGGACCGGGGCGCTGCTGGCCTGTGCCTATCCGGATCGCATCGCTCAGCAGCGCAAGGCCGTTGGCCAGGACTATCGCCTGGCCAACGGGCGGGCCGCCAGTTTCGCCGAGCCGGATGCGCTGATGAAGTCCCCTTGGCTGGTGGTGGCCGACCTGGGCAGTCGCCAGGGGCAGCGCGAAGAGCGCATCTATCTGGCCGCCGAACTGGAGCCGGCACTGTTCGACGGTCCGCTGGCCGAGCAGGTCGCCAGTCACGACGAACTGGACTGGGACGAGCGCGAAGGCGTGCTGCGTGCCGAGCGCCAGCGGCGGGTCGGCCAACTGGTGCTGAGTCGCGAGCCGCTGAAGCAACTGGACGCCGCCGCCCGCAGCCGCGCCTTGCTCGGCCTGGTGCGGCGCAAGGGCCTGGAGCTGCTGCCCTGGACCCCCGAGTTGCGCCAGTGGCAGGCGCGGGTCGGTTTGCTGCGCGAACTGGACCTGCTGCAGGGCGGGGCGAGCGATTGGCCGGACGTCAGCGATGCCGCCCTGCTCGACAGCCTGGAAGACTGGCTGCTGCCTTACCTGGATCGCGTCACGCGCCTGGCCCATTTCGCCAACCTGGACCTGGCCGTCATGCTCCAGGGGTTGCTGCCCTGGCCGCTGCCGCGCCAGCTGGACGAACTAGCGCCACGCAGCCTGGCGGTGCCCTCGGGTTCCAGCATCCGCCTGGACTACAGCGAGCAGCCCCCGGTGCTGGCGGTGCGGTTGCAGGAACTGTTCGGTCTGGCCGACACCCCACGTATCGCCGGTGGCCGCCTGGCGGTCAAGCTGCACCTGCTCTCGCCGGCGCGGCGTCCGGTGCAGGTCACCCAGGACCTGGCCAGCTTCTGGGCGAATACCTACGTCGAGGTGAAGAAGGACCTCAAGGGCCGCTATCCCAAGCACTACTGGCCGGACGACCCCTTGATCGCCGAACCGACCGCGCGGGCCAAGCCGCGTGGTCAGTGA
- a CDS encoding metallophosphoesterase family protein, translating to MAHPYRVGLIADTHGLLRPEAVAALAGSDFILHAGDIGKPEILAALRELAPLAVVRGNNDDLPWADDIPERVTLTLAEVGIHMLHILPELDLAAVDAPVRVVISGHSHKPLIEERDGVLFVNPGSAGPRRFRLPISVGRLTLDAGQVQAEILELTS from the coding sequence ATGGCCCATCCCTACCGCGTCGGCCTGATCGCCGATACCCATGGCCTGCTCAGACCCGAGGCCGTGGCCGCCCTGGCCGGCAGTGATTTCATCCTGCATGCCGGCGACATCGGCAAACCCGAGATCCTCGCTGCCCTGCGTGAGCTAGCACCGCTGGCCGTGGTGCGCGGCAACAACGACGACCTGCCCTGGGCCGACGACATTCCCGAGCGTGTCACCCTGACCCTGGCCGAGGTCGGCATCCATATGCTGCACATCCTGCCGGAGCTGGACCTGGCAGCCGTGGACGCCCCGGTACGCGTGGTGATCAGCGGGCATTCACACAAGCCGCTGATCGAAGAGCGCGATGGCGTACTCTTCGTCAATCCCGGCAGCGCCGGTCCGCGGCGCTTTCGCCTGCCGATCAGCGTCGGCCGCCTGACCCTCGACGCCGGCCAGGTCCAGGCCGAGATCCTGGAACTCACCTCCTGA
- a CDS encoding cation diffusion facilitator family transporter, giving the protein MSDPHRTERLLRRATTASVVVATTLILAKAVAWWFSGSVSLLAGLTDSLLDGLASVFNLLAVRYALKPADDDHRYGHGKAESLAGIAQAVFIGVSAVLIAWQAVGRLQQPEPLGAQALGIAVTLFSLVLTGLLVAYQQHVIRQTDSTVVRADALHYRSDLLLNLGILIALALTGFGWYWLDPLFGLAIALYILWSAYGIARDSFGVLMDQELPTDISEHMLQLACQVPGVEGAHDLRTRISGNHWFVQLHLELPGEISLSRAHVLCDRAEAAIRAEYPRAEVLVHADPLDAPDIPHRHPLPPAT; this is encoded by the coding sequence ATGAGCGACCCGCACCGCACCGAACGGCTTCTGCGTCGTGCCACCACCGCGTCGGTGGTGGTGGCGACGACGCTGATCCTGGCCAAGGCCGTGGCCTGGTGGTTCAGTGGCTCGGTCAGCCTGCTCGCCGGCCTGACCGATTCGCTGCTGGATGGGCTCGCCTCGGTGTTCAACCTGCTGGCGGTGCGCTATGCCCTCAAGCCGGCGGACGATGACCATCGCTACGGCCACGGCAAGGCCGAGTCCCTCGCCGGCATCGCCCAGGCGGTGTTCATTGGCGTGAGCGCCGTGCTCATCGCCTGGCAGGCGGTCGGTCGCCTGCAACAGCCCGAGCCCCTAGGTGCCCAGGCCCTGGGCATCGCCGTTACCCTCTTCTCGCTGGTCCTGACCGGCCTGCTGGTGGCCTACCAGCAGCACGTCATCCGCCAGACCGACTCCACCGTGGTCCGCGCCGATGCCCTGCACTACCGCTCCGACCTGCTGCTCAACCTGGGCATCCTCATCGCCCTGGCACTGACCGGCTTCGGCTGGTACTGGCTGGACCCGCTGTTCGGCCTGGCCATCGCCCTGTACATCCTCTGGAGCGCCTACGGCATCGCCCGCGATTCCTTCGGCGTGCTGATGGACCAGGAATTGCCCACCGACATCAGCGAGCACATGCTGCAGCTGGCCTGCCAGGTCCCCGGCGTCGAAGGCGCCCACGACCTGCGCACCCGTATCTCCGGCAACCACTGGTTCGTGCAACTGCACCTTGAGTTGCCGGGCGAGATCAGCCTGTCCCGCGCCCATGTCCTGTGCGACAGAGCCGAAGCCGCCATCCGCGCCGAGTATCCCCGCGCCGAGGTACTGGTCCATGCCGATCCGCTGGACGCCCCGGACATCCCGCACCGCCATCCCCTGCCGCCCGCCACCTGA
- a CDS encoding AraC family transcriptional regulator gives MSPSDPLTRRHVALLRALAPQEGYNLSALEDVRFLRSDRPLRGVPVLYDPGIVIVCQGGKRGYFGERIYRYDAQHYLVVSVPVPFTMETDASPEEPLLAIYLRLDFRLLGELVLQLDSELGPAVEPPRGLYASPLDEPLRVSTLRFLEVLSAPTDARLLGPALLRELYYRILTGAQGGSLRAALDRQGHFGRIARSLRTLHARYAERLDVAALAQEARMSQPSFHRHFREVTGTTPMQYLKSTRLHQARLLMLRDALPVANAAFAVGYESASQFSREFKRLFGRTPLAEIDWMKATYALPAPPASAFYISSH, from the coding sequence ATGAGCCCGAGCGATCCCCTGACCCGGCGTCACGTGGCGTTGTTGCGGGCGTTGGCGCCGCAGGAAGGCTACAATCTCAGTGCCCTGGAAGACGTGCGCTTTTTGCGCTCGGATCGGCCGCTCCGCGGGGTTCCGGTGCTCTACGATCCCGGCATCGTCATCGTTTGCCAGGGCGGCAAGCGCGGCTATTTCGGGGAGCGTATCTATCGCTACGACGCCCAGCACTACCTGGTGGTCTCGGTGCCCGTGCCCTTCACCATGGAGACCGATGCCAGTCCGGAGGAGCCGCTCTTGGCCATCTACCTGCGGCTGGATTTTCGCTTGCTCGGCGAGCTGGTCCTGCAACTCGATAGCGAACTGGGGCCGGCGGTCGAGCCGCCCCGCGGACTCTATGCCTCGCCGCTCGACGAGCCGCTACGGGTCTCGACGCTGCGCTTCCTGGAGGTGCTGAGCGCACCCACGGACGCCCGGCTACTGGGGCCGGCGCTGCTACGCGAGCTCTATTATCGAATCCTCACGGGGGCCCAGGGTGGTTCCTTGCGCGCCGCCCTGGATCGCCAGGGACATTTCGGCCGCATCGCCCGGTCCTTGCGCACCCTGCATGCCCGCTATGCCGAGCGCCTGGACGTGGCGGCGTTGGCGCAGGAGGCGCGCATGAGTCAGCCCAGCTTTCACCGGCATTTCCGCGAGGTGACGGGCACCACGCCGATGCAGTACCTGAAGTCGACCCGCCTGCACCAGGCGCGGCTGCTGATGCTGCGCGACGCCTTGCCGGTGGCGAATGCGGCCTTCGCGGTGGGCTACGAAAGCGCTTCGCAATTCAGCCGCGAATTCAAGCGGCTGTTCGGTCGCACACCCCTGGCGGAGATCGACTGGATGAAGGCCACCTATGCGCTGCCGGCACCGCCTGCCTCGGCGTTCTACATCTCCTCGCATTGA
- a CDS encoding NPP1 family protein, whose translation MSRKISLCMAASALSMATPAFAAVIAHDQVQPIPANATDVEFYYQPMISDGPDSCNNYPAVDSAGNVSGGLHPSGAPDGHCRGTNGQVYSRMAEYYDHCAIMYSYYFPKDQPPNYLGAAGGHRHDWENIVVWTSQCKVGSPILKIDYSTHGKYRVNYNPPLWRGRDGYLANGVHPKVTYHATYDGFADHSLDWTNDTGRSQPLISWSRMPVPAKNTLNSYDFGKASVPFKDNGAFWSNLQKAWKTD comes from the coding sequence ATGAGCCGTAAGATCTCGCTATGCATGGCCGCCTCCGCCTTGTCCATGGCGACCCCGGCCTTCGCGGCGGTCATCGCCCATGACCAGGTGCAGCCTATCCCCGCCAACGCCACCGATGTGGAGTTCTATTACCAGCCGATGATTTCCGACGGCCCGGACTCCTGCAATAACTATCCGGCCGTGGATTCGGCCGGCAACGTCAGCGGTGGATTGCATCCCTCGGGCGCCCCGGATGGTCATTGTCGCGGCACCAATGGCCAGGTCTATTCGCGCATGGCCGAATACTATGATCACTGCGCGATCATGTATTCCTATTACTTTCCCAAGGATCAACCGCCGAACTATCTGGGCGCCGCCGGCGGTCATCGCCATGACTGGGAAAACATCGTGGTCTGGACCAGTCAGTGCAAGGTCGGCTCGCCCATCCTGAAGATCGACTATTCGACCCATGGCAAATATCGGGTCAACTACAACCCGCCATTGTGGCGTGGCCGGGACGGCTACTTGGCCAACGGGGTGCATCCCAAGGTCACCTACCACGCGACCTACGATGGCTTCGCCGACCATTCCCTCGACTGGACCAACGACACCGGGCGCAGCCAGCCGCTGATCAGTTGGAGCCGGATGCCGGTCCCCGCCAAGAACACCCTGAACAGCTACGACTTCGGCAAGGCGAGCGTGCCCTTCAAGGACAACGGCGCCTTCTGGTCCAACCTGCAGAAGGCCTGGAAGACTGACTAG